A single Gemmatimonadota bacterium DNA region contains:
- a CDS encoding rod shape-determining protein translates to MRWPFFKGGSFFPATGIAVDLGTANTLVYVKGEGIVLNEPSVVALDRETKKVKGVGLEAKRMLGRTPENVLAVRPMKDGVIADFDVTEKMLRYFLALIIENHVFRVKPRVIVCVPSGITEVEKRAVRDSALGAGAKEVMMVAEPMAAAIGVGLPVDTPTGNMVIDIGGGTTEIAVIALSGIVSDTSIRTGGDELDQAILQFMRKNHSLLIGEATAEQVKIQIGSAHPVGDEREMDVKGRDLVSGIPKTVRVHSSEIREAVQEPIQQIVDAVRRALEITPPELAADIVDRGIVMTGGGALIRGLDVLLAQETGLSIHVDEDPLTCVVRGTGRILDDEEKYWSVLSP, encoded by the coding sequence ATGCGCTGGCCGTTCTTCAAAGGTGGGTCCTTCTTCCCGGCGACCGGGATCGCCGTGGACCTCGGGACCGCGAACACTCTTGTTTATGTAAAGGGTGAAGGGATCGTTCTGAACGAGCCCTCCGTCGTCGCGCTCGATCGCGAAACCAAGAAGGTGAAGGGCGTTGGCCTGGAGGCCAAGCGCATGCTCGGACGTACGCCGGAAAACGTGCTGGCAGTGCGTCCCATGAAGGACGGCGTCATCGCCGACTTCGACGTCACCGAGAAGATGCTGCGCTATTTCCTGGCGCTCATCATCGAAAACCACGTTTTCCGTGTCAAGCCGCGCGTGATCGTCTGCGTCCCTTCGGGGATCACTGAGGTCGAGAAGCGCGCGGTCCGTGATTCCGCGCTCGGCGCAGGCGCCAAGGAAGTGATGATGGTCGCCGAGCCGATGGCGGCGGCGATCGGCGTGGGGCTCCCCGTCGACACGCCGACGGGCAACATGGTGATCGATATCGGTGGCGGAACTACTGAAATTGCAGTAATTGCGCTTTCGGGCATCGTCAGCGACACGTCGATCCGTACCGGCGGCGACGAGCTGGATCAGGCGATTCTCCAGTTCATGCGCAAGAATCACAGCCTGCTGATCGGCGAAGCGACTGCGGAGCAGGTGAAGATTCAGATCGGCTCCGCCCATCCGGTCGGCGACGAACGCGAGATGGACGTGAAGGGACGCGATCTCGTGTCGGGAATTCCCAAGACCGTACGCGTCCACTCGTCCGAGATTCGCGAGGCGGTGCAGGAGCCAATTCAGCAGATCGTGGATGCTGTGCGCCGCGCTCTCGAGATCACGCCACCGGAACTCGCGGCCGACATCGTCGATCGCGGAATCGTGATGACTGGCGGCGGCGCTCTGATTCGCGGCCTCGATGTTCTACTTGCTCAGGAAACCGGCCTTTCAATTCATGTTGACGAAGATCCGCTGACGTGCGTCGTGCGCGGCACCGGCCGGATCCTCGACGACGAAGAAAAGTACTGGTCGGTTCTCTCGCCCTGA
- a CDS encoding polyribonucleotide nucleotidyltransferase — protein MKRIERQFAGRTLSIETGRMAKQAAGSALVQFGDTMVLVAVTVSDKESTLPFFPLTVEYRDKAYAAGKIPGGFIKREGRPQDTEILSARIIDRSIRPLFPEGFKNETQVFVSVISADQENDADVLALVATSFALNASKIPFAGPIAAVRVGRVQDKWVLNPTFLQLQHSDMDIVVAGSKDSIVMVEGGAIEVGEDDILGALTIAHKGINELVAMQEELLADTRQPKMTWTKAEPPAELTAAVNKIAQGKIAEAINQADKHTRIEAVEAVKKAAVEQLLADFPDNSKDISNLVGDLEYNALRSQVLDTKHRVDGRTTTEVRKITIDTHVLPRAHGSALFTRGQTQALVSVTLGTANDVQRLDSIDESGETTKSFMLHYNFPPFSTGEVRPIRGTSRREIGHGNLAERALHAVLPPFDEFPYTIRIVSDVLESNGSSSMATVCGGSLSLFDAGVPIRSPVAGVAMGLIKEGKRYAILTDILGTEDHLGDMDFKVAGTEKGITSIQMDIKIQGLDLKIMHEAMAQARIGRLHILGEMNKALPAVRPELSEYAPRIVTVNINPEKIGELIGPKGKTIRGIQEETGAEISVDDSGMVTIAAVGGEAMERARQMVQAITAEPEIGATYEGTVKSTTAFGAFVEIMPGTEGLVHISELKHGRTEKTEDVVKKGDRVRVKVLDRDERGRLRLSMKALDAAPEGGSSSERAPRSESSAPAEGEENQESSERSERPRRPRSSGRGRRD, from the coding sequence ATGAAACGAATTGAAAGGCAGTTTGCCGGCCGTACCCTGAGTATCGAAACGGGACGCATGGCAAAACAGGCAGCGGGCTCCGCGCTTGTGCAGTTTGGCGACACGATGGTCCTCGTCGCCGTCACGGTGAGCGACAAGGAAAGCACGCTCCCATTCTTCCCCCTCACGGTCGAATACCGCGACAAGGCTTACGCCGCGGGCAAGATTCCCGGCGGCTTCATCAAGCGCGAGGGGCGTCCACAGGACACCGAGATCCTTTCGGCGCGTATCATCGACCGGTCCATCCGGCCGCTGTTCCCCGAAGGCTTCAAGAACGAGACCCAGGTCTTCGTCTCCGTCATCTCGGCCGATCAGGAAAACGACGCCGACGTGCTGGCACTGGTCGCGACATCGTTTGCGCTCAACGCTTCCAAGATTCCGTTCGCTGGCCCGATCGCAGCCGTTCGGGTGGGACGCGTACAGGACAAGTGGGTTCTCAACCCGACATTCCTGCAGCTGCAGCACAGCGACATGGACATCGTTGTCGCAGGCTCGAAGGACTCGATCGTCATGGTCGAGGGCGGCGCGATCGAAGTCGGTGAAGATGACATCCTCGGCGCCCTGACCATCGCTCACAAGGGGATCAACGAGCTGGTCGCAATGCAGGAAGAGCTGCTCGCCGACACTCGTCAGCCCAAGATGACTTGGACCAAAGCCGAGCCGCCAGCCGAGTTGACTGCCGCAGTCAACAAGATTGCGCAGGGAAAGATCGCCGAGGCGATCAACCAGGCCGACAAGCACACGCGCATCGAAGCGGTCGAAGCGGTCAAGAAAGCCGCGGTCGAGCAGTTGCTCGCAGACTTCCCGGACAACTCGAAGGACATCTCGAATCTCGTGGGCGACCTCGAGTACAACGCGCTCCGCTCCCAGGTGCTCGACACCAAGCATCGCGTCGACGGCCGTACCACCACCGAAGTGCGCAAGATCACGATCGACACGCACGTGCTACCGCGCGCACATGGCTCCGCGCTGTTCACGCGCGGGCAGACGCAGGCGCTTGTCTCGGTAACACTGGGTACAGCGAACGACGTGCAGCGTCTCGATTCGATCGACGAATCGGGTGAGACCACCAAGTCGTTCATGCTGCACTACAATTTTCCGCCGTTCTCGACCGGCGAAGTTCGCCCGATTCGTGGCACCAGCCGGCGCGAGATCGGTCACGGCAATCTGGCCGAGCGCGCGCTGCACGCGGTGCTGCCGCCGTTCGACGAATTCCCATACACCATTCGTATCGTCTCCGACGTGCTCGAGTCAAACGGATCGTCGTCGATGGCGACGGTCTGCGGCGGCTCGCTGTCGTTGTTCGACGCTGGCGTTCCGATTCGCTCGCCAGTTGCCGGCGTCGCGATGGGCCTCATCAAGGAGGGCAAGCGCTACGCGATTCTCACCGACATCCTCGGGACCGAAGATCACCTGGGCGACATGGACTTCAAGGTCGCCGGCACCGAGAAGGGAATCACGTCGATCCAGATGGACATCAAGATCCAGGGACTGGATCTCAAGATCATGCATGAGGCAATGGCGCAGGCACGGATCGGCCGTCTGCACATCCTCGGCGAGATGAACAAGGCGCTGCCGGCGGTTCGCCCGGAGCTGTCGGAGTACGCACCACGGATCGTCACGGTCAACATCAACCCCGAGAAGATCGGTGAGCTGATCGGGCCCAAGGGCAAGACGATCCGGGGCATTCAGGAAGAGACTGGTGCCGAGATCAGCGTCGATGACAGCGGAATGGTGACTATCGCCGCCGTTGGTGGCGAGGCGATGGAACGCGCCCGACAGATGGTTCAGGCGATCACCGCCGAGCCCGAGATCGGCGCCACGTACGAAGGCACGGTCAAGAGCACTACCGCGTTCGGTGCGTTCGTCGAGATCATGCCGGGCACGGAAGGTCTCGTTCACATCTCCGAGCTCAAGCACGGCCGCACCGAGAAGACCGAGGACGTCGTCAAGAAGGGCGATCGTGTTCGCGTGAAGGTTCTCGATCGCGATGAGCGTGGTCGTCTTCGTCTTTCGATGAAGGCACTCGACGCCGCGCCGGAAGGTGGTTCGTCAAGCGAGCGTGCTCCGCGCAGCGAATCGTCTGCACCAGCTGAAGGCGAAGAGAATCAGGAGAGCAGCGAGCGCAGTGAGCGCCCGCGGCGGCCGCGCAGCAGTGGGCGTGGGCGCAGGGATTAG
- the rodA gene encoding rod shape-determining protein RodA, which translates to MFRNTLTDYPLAATAIALSLFGVAIVYSAGQTDIPTYVAPLWKSQLMWLCLGVLCAWGIGNSSVRLIEWVTWPAYLLTLFTLASLLVLGTGTGANGHMRSWLAIGGHRLGQPAELAKIIVVLMLAKVLAERREAPKSLLELWKPGLVVGVPFAMIMLQPDLGSAIVFVGIFFGMLFWSGVPWPLLVLLASPVVSLVLSFSTGLWGAWFLVLIALVLWYKPYLLEGIVLVVANVVTGVIAPILWEKLAPYQQNRLKVFLDPSADPRASGYHVLQSKIAIGSGGLLGNGFTLGTQKRSGFLPEQHTDFIFAVVGEELGFIGVALALALFLALLLRATRIASRANDSFGSLAAFGLMSCWLVHVVVNIGMTLNLMPITGIPLPFFSYGGSFMLASWLGVGVLLRISGEGRGRAGALLS; encoded by the coding sequence ATGTTCAGAAATACACTCACCGACTATCCGCTGGCTGCGACGGCGATTGCACTTTCGCTCTTCGGTGTTGCGATCGTGTATTCCGCTGGACAGACGGACATACCGACTTACGTCGCTCCGCTCTGGAAATCGCAACTGATGTGGCTGTGCCTGGGCGTACTGTGCGCATGGGGCATCGGCAACTCGTCGGTAAGACTGATCGAGTGGGTCACGTGGCCGGCATATCTGCTCACCCTGTTCACGCTCGCGTCACTGCTCGTGCTCGGCACGGGAACGGGCGCCAATGGTCACATGCGTAGCTGGCTGGCGATCGGTGGTCATCGGCTGGGTCAACCAGCCGAGCTTGCGAAGATCATCGTCGTGCTGATGCTTGCGAAGGTGCTTGCAGAGCGAAGAGAGGCGCCCAAGTCACTGCTGGAGTTATGGAAGCCGGGACTCGTTGTCGGCGTGCCGTTCGCCATGATCATGCTGCAACCCGACCTCGGCTCGGCGATCGTATTCGTCGGAATCTTTTTCGGAATGTTGTTCTGGTCCGGTGTACCGTGGCCCTTGCTGGTACTGCTGGCGAGTCCCGTAGTGAGCCTCGTGCTGTCGTTCAGTACGGGATTGTGGGGCGCGTGGTTCCTCGTGCTGATCGCGCTCGTGCTGTGGTACAAACCGTATCTGCTCGAAGGGATAGTGCTCGTCGTCGCGAATGTCGTGACTGGCGTCATCGCGCCCATACTATGGGAAAAACTCGCGCCTTATCAGCAGAACCGGCTCAAGGTGTTTCTGGATCCGTCGGCCGATCCGCGCGCTTCAGGCTATCACGTTCTGCAATCGAAGATCGCGATCGGATCGGGCGGCCTGCTCGGTAACGGGTTCACGCTCGGCACCCAGAAACGAAGCGGCTTCCTTCCCGAGCAGCACACCGACTTCATTTTCGCGGTGGTGGGTGAGGAGCTGGGGTTCATCGGAGTCGCGCTGGCGCTGGCGCTGTTCCTGGCTCTCCTGCTTCGCGCGACGCGGATCGCATCGCGCGCCAACGATTCCTTCGGCAGCCTCGCCGCGTTCGGGCTCATGTCGTGCTGGCTCGTGCACGTCGTCGTCAACATCGGGATGACGCTCAACCTCATGCCGATTACCGGAATCCCGTTGCCGTTCTTCAGCTACGGCGGCTCGTTCATGCTGGCGAGCTGGCTGGGTGTCGGGGTGTTGCTGCGTATTTCCGGCGAGGGCAGGGGGCGCGCCGGGGCGCTGCTGTCGTAG
- the mrdA gene encoding penicillin-binding protein 2 yields the protein MSVHPNDIARRSRVAKAGLAVVILSLMGAFFNAQVLQHDRYKLQSQENRLRALPLAAPRGIIYDRFGNIIAENLPGYAVSIAPVNTDSLKSSLQHLSSVISLSPDQIDAALRRYRRDPNRPTLIMSDASMSVVSVLEEHRINFPRLIIQSVPKRFYPDGPAVASFVGYTGEVTDADLNSPAYEGYKPGQLVGKGGIEKEYEKVLRGREGVRYDEVDARGRQVRQATPRLDLNPEPGPALHTNIDLDLQRYVAAVFGDSLVGGAIALDPRDGGVLALYSAPSYDVNKFTGGIPADYWKGLLADDRRPLVNKVTQGRYPPGSTFKLATAVTGLEDGLVTLDEHMPVPCTGGFQYGNRYFKCWDKKGHGSISLARAIEVSCDVYFYQLGLKIGLSRMIAGGISLGLRDKSGIDLPDEKRALWPYAVDYYNKTYGARGWSNAVTLNLSIGQGENSQTVVNMAKFYAALATDGKAPTPEIVKRAPVRTQIFKLDQQQMDGLRTALAGVIGQGTAQSARIQGIMLAGKTGTAQTGKRVNGVELNHAWFVGFAPADKPTIVVAVMLEYGGHGGRAAHVASSIIAHYLKVAPVTAVQSEG from the coding sequence GTGAGCGTTCATCCGAACGACATTGCCCGCCGCTCACGCGTAGCGAAGGCCGGGCTCGCTGTGGTCATCCTTTCGTTGATGGGCGCGTTCTTCAACGCACAGGTGCTCCAGCACGACCGCTACAAGCTGCAGTCGCAGGAGAATCGTCTCCGCGCGCTGCCATTGGCTGCGCCGCGAGGCATCATCTACGACAGGTTCGGCAACATCATCGCCGAGAACCTGCCGGGCTACGCCGTGTCGATTGCACCGGTGAACACCGACTCGCTCAAGTCATCGCTGCAACATCTTTCGAGCGTCATATCGCTCTCTCCGGACCAGATCGACGCTGCATTGCGGCGCTACCGACGTGATCCCAATCGTCCGACGCTGATAATGTCGGACGCATCGATGAGCGTGGTGTCCGTGCTCGAGGAGCATCGCATCAACTTCCCGCGCCTCATCATTCAGTCGGTACCCAAGCGGTTCTATCCCGACGGACCCGCCGTTGCGTCGTTCGTCGGCTACACCGGCGAAGTCACGGATGCGGATCTCAATTCGCCGGCGTACGAGGGGTACAAGCCGGGCCAGCTCGTCGGCAAGGGCGGCATCGAGAAGGAATACGAAAAGGTTCTGCGCGGGCGCGAGGGTGTCCGTTATGACGAAGTCGATGCGCGCGGACGCCAGGTGCGTCAGGCAACGCCGCGACTCGATCTCAATCCGGAACCCGGCCCGGCACTCCATACCAACATCGACCTCGATCTCCAGCGGTACGTCGCGGCGGTGTTCGGCGATTCGTTGGTAGGCGGTGCGATCGCGCTGGATCCGCGCGATGGCGGCGTGCTTGCGTTGTACAGCGCGCCAAGCTATGACGTCAACAAGTTCACCGGCGGCATACCGGCCGACTACTGGAAGGGATTGCTGGCTGACGATCGCCGCCCGCTCGTGAACAAGGTGACTCAGGGCCGTTATCCTCCAGGCTCGACATTCAAGCTCGCCACTGCCGTCACCGGTCTGGAAGACGGACTCGTGACGCTGGATGAGCACATGCCGGTACCGTGCACCGGTGGTTTTCAGTACGGCAACAGGTACTTCAAGTGCTGGGACAAGAAAGGCCACGGCAGCATATCGCTGGCTCGCGCGATCGAGGTGTCGTGCGACGTGTACTTCTACCAGCTCGGGCTGAAGATCGGGCTGTCGCGCATGATCGCGGGCGGCATATCGCTCGGACTGCGCGACAAGAGCGGTATCGATCTCCCGGATGAGAAGCGAGCGCTGTGGCCGTACGCGGTGGACTACTACAACAAGACGTACGGCGCGCGTGGCTGGAGCAATGCCGTGACGCTCAACCTTTCAATTGGCCAGGGCGAGAATTCGCAGACTGTCGTGAACATGGCGAAGTTCTACGCCGCGCTCGCGACAGACGGCAAGGCGCCGACGCCCGAGATCGTGAAGCGCGCTCCGGTCAGAACGCAGATATTCAAACTCGATCAACAACAGATGGACGGGCTTCGCACGGCGCTCGCCGGCGTCATCGGCCAGGGAACAGCGCAGTCGGCGCGCATTCAGGGAATAATGCTCGCGGGCAAGACGGGAACCGCTCAGACCGGCAAGCGAGTCAACGGCGTCGAGCTCAACCACGCGTGGTTCGTGGGTTTCGCACCAGCCGACAAGCCCACGATCGTCGTCGCGGTTATGCTCGAATATGGCGGACACGGTGGCCGCGCAGCTCACGTCGCTTCCTCCATCATAGCGCACTATCTCAAGGTCGCACCTGTGACAGCCGTACAGTCTGAGGGTTGA
- the mreC gene encoding rod shape-determining protein MreC → MARLGRSNNRIDSTVLVVCAVLSLIALVLPTQVREPIASGLRRSVLAPLLRLQQSAEETRRAFTMHDSVVSRRDSIALREMGVGALETENARLREILGLGSRLKWGFVPAEALHGRGVRDEFGVTLSAGSRAGVLKLSPVVAPEGLVGVVDNVDPMISHAMVWTHPDFRVSAMSEDASAFGIVQAHLESGAGRYLMEMRGVPFRTSIKPGTMVVSSGLGGVYPRGIPIGRVIGETKTAETWARTYLIRPAVFPADVYAVMILRPDRATAGVDNVWAVGTIADSSVRKVVAAGDSLARTAALAEATARQAVQDSITRDSLRRAGVPEQSIVPPDSLARVRRPILRRDSVRVDTTRRDTSRRAPARRDSVPVPHNP, encoded by the coding sequence GTGGCGCGCCTCGGACGCTCGAACAATCGGATCGATAGCACCGTACTGGTCGTCTGCGCGGTTCTCTCGCTCATCGCGCTCGTCCTTCCGACGCAGGTGCGCGAACCAATCGCGAGCGGCCTCCGGCGCAGCGTACTGGCTCCGTTGCTCAGATTACAGCAGAGCGCAGAGGAGACCCGCCGCGCCTTCACAATGCACGACTCCGTGGTATCGCGGCGCGACTCGATCGCGCTCCGCGAAATGGGTGTGGGAGCCCTGGAAACCGAGAATGCGCGGTTACGCGAGATTCTGGGACTCGGCAGCCGCCTCAAATGGGGGTTTGTCCCGGCCGAGGCACTGCACGGCCGCGGGGTACGCGATGAATTTGGCGTGACGCTGAGCGCGGGCTCACGCGCTGGTGTGCTTAAGCTGAGCCCCGTCGTCGCGCCCGAAGGTCTCGTCGGCGTCGTCGATAACGTGGATCCGATGATCAGCCACGCGATGGTGTGGACTCATCCGGACTTTCGCGTAAGCGCGATGTCCGAGGATGCCTCCGCGTTCGGAATCGTGCAGGCACATCTCGAGTCAGGTGCGGGGCGCTATCTCATGGAAATGCGCGGAGTTCCGTTCCGCACCTCCATCAAGCCGGGAACGATGGTCGTGAGCTCCGGACTCGGCGGCGTCTACCCGCGCGGCATTCCGATCGGACGTGTGATCGGTGAGACGAAGACCGCCGAAACGTGGGCTCGCACGTATCTCATCCGCCCAGCTGTCTTTCCGGCGGACGTTTATGCAGTGATGATACTTCGCCCCGACCGCGCCACCGCTGGCGTGGATAACGTCTGGGCTGTCGGCACGATCGCGGACTCGTCCGTCCGGAAGGTGGTGGCCGCGGGTGACTCGCTCGCACGCACGGCCGCGCTCGCCGAGGCAACGGCGCGTCAGGCGGTGCAGGATTCCATCACTCGCGACAGCCTGAGACGCGCGGGAGTCCCGGAGCAGAGCATCGTTCCACCGGATAGTCTTGCAAGAGTGCGGCGTCCAATTCTGCGCCGCGACAGCGTCCGGGTCGACACGACGCGCCGGGATACGTCGCGTCGCGCACCTGCACGACGCGACTCAGTGCCGGTTCCGCACAATCCATGA
- the mreD gene encoding rod shape-determining protein MreD, which translates to MTITGVFRAVITFAVLVLLHFTLRPLLGWRAPIDFLLLAVLTAAVRVRPAGAVLIGFTVGLVADSLSPDTLGAGALAMIFVAYLASWLKAVFFADSLPLNAMFFFAGKWLFDIVYFIAEHRLSGIDLVQQLVLWSPLSAAATALAGVLFLIVTRPFLEPAPG; encoded by the coding sequence ATGACTATAACTGGAGTCTTCCGGGCAGTCATCACGTTTGCTGTGCTGGTACTGTTGCACTTCACGCTCCGTCCGTTGCTGGGCTGGCGCGCGCCGATCGACTTTCTGCTGCTGGCCGTTCTTACCGCGGCAGTGCGGGTTCGCCCCGCGGGTGCGGTGCTCATCGGATTCACGGTCGGACTGGTCGCGGACTCGCTATCGCCGGACACGCTCGGAGCCGGCGCGCTGGCCATGATATTCGTCGCGTATCTTGCGTCGTGGCTCAAGGCTGTGTTTTTTGCGGACAGCCTGCCGCTCAACGCCATGTTCTTCTTTGCAGGCAAGTGGCTCTTCGATATCGTTTACTTTATCGCGGAGCATCGGCTTTCCGGAATCGATCTCGTGCAGCAACTTGTTCTCTGGTCGCCGTTGTCGGCTGCTGCGACGGCGCTCGCGGGCGTCCTATTCCTGATAGTGACGCGTCCATTTCTGGAGCCAGCGCCAGGGTGA
- a CDS encoding pitrilysin family protein, with product MLSDNVPGVRSVAFGAWVRAATLHERAEKMGISHMLEHMVFKGTKRRSAKDISLALETLGGSLDAYTAREHTSYQARVLDEHIRDAADVIGDLVFNPVFRAADLKLERKVVIEEIAMVDDTPDDLVFEVHNEKLFGDNGYGYRILGTRETVGSFTISDLDELHAAAYRPGNIVVAAAGSIDHDQLLNILGETGWLDVPAGSIDFAAPPPVFQAPSYTHVERAGAQTQLVFGSEAPAHGDERRYAFCLISMLLGGGMSSRLFQHVREELGLAYAVHTFSSFYSRAGMHGVYVGTSPESADEAAGAVIAELARIAIDGVPADELVAAKQQLKGQITLSLETPSARMYRAAGLELYEEPFRSLDEMLSLVDAIDEQTVSEVCSACFQPSGQTVVSLGPAPLTIL from the coding sequence GTGCTCTCGGACAATGTTCCGGGAGTGCGGTCGGTTGCCTTTGGGGCGTGGGTACGCGCCGCAACGTTGCACGAGCGTGCGGAGAAGATGGGAATCTCGCACATGCTCGAGCACATGGTATTCAAGGGCACGAAGCGGCGTAGTGCGAAGGACATCAGTCTTGCGCTGGAGACGCTGGGCGGCTCGCTGGACGCGTATACGGCGCGCGAGCACACATCGTATCAAGCTCGGGTGCTGGACGAGCACATACGCGACGCGGCGGACGTGATAGGTGACCTCGTCTTCAACCCCGTGTTTCGTGCCGCCGACCTCAAGCTCGAGCGCAAGGTAGTGATCGAGGAGATCGCCATGGTGGACGACACGCCGGACGACCTCGTGTTCGAGGTGCACAACGAAAAACTGTTCGGTGACAACGGCTACGGTTACCGCATTCTCGGAACGCGGGAGACCGTCGGCTCGTTCACGATCAGTGATCTGGACGAGCTGCACGCAGCTGCCTACAGACCGGGAAACATTGTGGTCGCGGCAGCGGGATCGATCGACCACGACCAGCTGCTGAACATCCTGGGTGAGACAGGCTGGCTGGATGTCCCGGCGGGGAGTATCGATTTCGCCGCGCCACCTCCGGTATTTCAAGCCCCCTCGTATACGCACGTCGAGCGGGCCGGCGCACAGACGCAGCTCGTTTTTGGCAGCGAGGCGCCAGCGCACGGCGACGAGCGAAGATATGCGTTCTGTCTCATCAGCATGTTGCTGGGTGGCGGAATGAGCTCGCGACTGTTCCAGCACGTGCGCGAGGAATTGGGACTGGCGTACGCCGTGCATACTTTCTCGTCGTTCTATTCGCGCGCGGGGATGCACGGGGTGTATGTTGGTACGTCACCAGAATCGGCTGACGAGGCCGCTGGCGCGGTAATCGCGGAGCTTGCGCGTATCGCGATCGATGGTGTTCCGGCGGATGAGCTCGTCGCCGCCAAGCAGCAGTTGAAGGGTCAGATTACACTCTCGCTCGAGACACCGAGTGCGCGCATGTACCGCGCGGCCGGCCTCGAGCTGTATGAAGAGCCGTTCCGCTCACTCGACGAGATGTTGTCGCTGGTAGATGCGATCGATGAGCAGACGGTATCGGAAGTTTGCTCTGCGTGTTTTCAGCCGTCCGGACAGACAGTAGTCAGCCTCGGACCTGCACCTCTAACAATTCTGTAA
- the ald gene encoding alanine dehydrogenase has protein sequence MKIGVPKEIKTNENRVALVPAGAEALVSAGHSVMIEKGGGEGSGFSDEMYTSVGATIGADADAVWREADMIMKVKEPIAVEWPRMKKGQVIFTYFHFAADEKLTRAHMDSGAICIAYETVELTNRELPLLTPMSEVAGRMAVQEGAKYLEKLYGGRGVLLGGVPGVAPAKVVVIGGGVVGVNAAKMAAGLGAKVAVLDVSLERLRYLSDVMPANVTFIYSNRHNLLEQIRTADLVVGGVLIPGAKAPKLVRREDLKTMQQGSVIADVAIDQGGCFETSHPTTHENPTYVVDGVIHYAVANMPGGVPRTSTLALTNATFPYALLLANKGWKQALRDNAALRKGLNIVEGKVTYPGVADAFGMPLSDPDTFIK, from the coding sequence ATGAAGATCGGAGTCCCGAAGGAAATAAAGACTAACGAGAACCGCGTCGCGCTCGTGCCTGCTGGCGCTGAAGCTCTCGTATCGGCAGGTCACTCGGTGATGATAGAGAAGGGCGGCGGCGAGGGAAGCGGATTCTCCGACGAGATGTACACGTCGGTCGGCGCGACCATCGGTGCCGATGCGGATGCCGTCTGGCGCGAAGCGGACATGATCATGAAGGTCAAGGAGCCCATCGCGGTGGAATGGCCGCGCATGAAGAAGGGCCAGGTGATCTTCACGTACTTCCATTTCGCGGCCGACGAGAAGCTCACCAGGGCGCACATGGACAGCGGGGCAATCTGCATCGCATACGAGACTGTGGAGCTCACGAACCGTGAACTGCCGCTTCTCACTCCGATGTCGGAAGTCGCCGGCCGCATGGCGGTTCAGGAAGGCGCCAAGTACCTCGAGAAGCTGTACGGCGGCCGCGGTGTGCTGCTGGGCGGCGTTCCGGGCGTGGCACCGGCCAAGGTCGTGGTCATCGGTGGTGGCGTGGTCGGCGTCAATGCCGCCAAGATGGCCGCCGGACTCGGCGCCAAGGTAGCGGTGCTCGACGTGTCGCTGGAGCGCCTGCGCTACCTCTCCGACGTCATGCCGGCCAACGTGACTTTCATCTATTCCAACAGGCACAATCTCCTGGAGCAGATCCGTACCGCCGACCTGGTCGTCGGAGGCGTTCTGATTCCCGGAGCCAAGGCGCCCAAGCTGGTCCGCCGCGAGGACCTCAAGACCATGCAGCAGGGCTCGGTGATCGCTGACGTTGCGATCGATCAGGGCGGCTGTTTCGAGACGAGCCATCCGACAACGCACGAAAATCCAACCTACGTGGTGGACGGCGTGATCCACTATGCAGTGGCCAACATGCCTGGTGGCGTGCCTCGCACCTCCACGCTGGCGCTCACCAATGCTACCTTCCCCTACGCGCTGCTTCTCGCGAATAAGGGTTGGAAGCAGGCGCTTCGCGATAATGCCGCGTTGCGAAAGGGGCTCAATATCGTCGAGGGCAAGGTCACCTATCCTGGTGTGGCCGACGCTTTCGGAATGCCGTTATCCGATCCGGACACGTTCATCAAGTAG
- a CDS encoding transposase — translation MQKFYSRTHPRWRSYDYMQPGVYFVTTITHGRSQILGTPTRHGIVLTQTGNTVHRCWLMVPARFDGVLIDRFVVMPDHVHAIVVLLRTPRRTASLSHVVGWTKRRTSLAIHADAAKPRAPIWQRSFHDRIIRNTDALDRVRKYIAANPSRAWRAINAGPSRTFGTHA, via the coding sequence ATGCAGAAATTCTACTCGCGCACGCATCCGCGCTGGCGATCGTACGACTATATGCAGCCCGGCGTGTACTTCGTGACCACCATCACACACGGACGAAGTCAGATACTAGGCACGCCGACGCGGCACGGAATTGTACTCACGCAGACTGGGAACACCGTTCATCGCTGCTGGCTGATGGTGCCAGCACGATTTGACGGCGTGCTGATCGATCGGTTCGTGGTGATGCCCGACCATGTCCACGCGATAGTTGTGCTCCTTCGCACGCCCAGGCGCACAGCGAGCCTGAGCCACGTGGTCGGCTGGACGAAACGACGAACATCGCTCGCAATTCATGCAGACGCGGCGAAGCCGCGCGCGCCGATCTGGCAGCGCAGCTTTCACGATCGCATTATCCGCAATACCGATGCGTTGGACAGAGTCCGCAAATACATCGCGGCAAACCCGTCGCGCGCGTGGCGCGCCATTAACGCCGGGCCATCGCGCACATTTGGTACGCACGCGTAG